A region of the Microcoleus sp. AS-A8 genome:
TGCCGTTGATGGTTAACAAAGCCCCACGTAGGAGTTCACCTTTACTGTACCGGGAGTGGATGACCGTTCCTGAAGCCGTCTGGCTGCTGTGTTGGCGTAGGCGTTTTAACAAGGATACCTGTAAGAAGCCCAGGGGGACGATTGTGCCGTTACGCAACTGTACCGATCGCTGTAACTCTGGATCGCCATCGAGAAGCCGTTTGTGTCCTGCGATCGACAGGATTAAGTCGCGAGTCAGGTGGAATTCGCTGGCAATCTGATCAAACAAGCGCTCAAAGCGTTCCAGATTTTCCGGACTTGACAATTCGCGCACATAGTGGTGAGCAATTTGTAAATCCACCTTAGCCAGCGTCATCTCGACTTTGGACACGACCATTTTGAAGAACGGCCATTTGAAGTAGAAATAGCGCAGCAGCTTTAAATTCTCCTCTGGGTCTTCATCCAGAAAAGCTTTAAGAGCGGTACCGACACCATACCAACTCGGTAGTAAAAAGCGGGTTTGAGTCCAGCTAAACACCCAAGGGATCGCCCGGAGACTAGAGAAATCTTTCTTCCCCCCCCGACGCGAAGGACGAGAGCTTATTTGCAATTGGCTAATTTCTTGGATGGGGGTGACTTGATGAAAGAAATCCAGGAGGTCGGGTTGCTCATAAATCAGGTCGCGGTAATGAGCACGCGATCGCGTCGCTAACTCTTCCATAATTTGAGTCCACGGCTCGATATCATCAAAGCCGGTTCGCAGCAAGCTGGCTTGAATCACTGCTGTTGTCACAGTTTCCAAGTGATAAAGAGCCAATTCTGGAAGAGAGTATTTAGAGGCCAGCACCTCCCCTTGTTCCGTAATCTTAATTCGTCCATTGATACTGTGACCCGGTTGCGCGAGGATAGCTTCATAAGCTGGGCCACCACCACGCCCGACAGACCCCCCACGCCCGTGAAAGATGCGTAGGCAGATACCGTACTCCTCCGCCATTCTCTGAAGTGCTTTTTGAGCTTTATGAATTTCCCAGTTGCTACTCAAGAAACCCGAATCCTTGTTACTGTCCGAGTAACCCAGCATCACCTCTTGCAGGTTGGGACGTAGGGGTGAAGGTTGTTCGTTTAGCGTTTCCCCCAAGGGTAGGTCGGTAGGTTGAGGGTGATCTGGGCAACGTTCAACGTTTAACGCTTCATAGCCTCCTGCTAGACAGGCGCGATACAGCAGTAGGTCAAACAGCGATTTCATCACCCCTGGAGCACGCTTCAAGTCTTCCACGGTTTCAAACAGGGGCACAACCTGCACGCTGCTTTTTCCCGTCGCTGGATCGTAGAGTCCCGCTTCCTTGGCGAGTAATAATACTTCCAACAAATCGCTGGCCTCGTGGCTCATGCTGATGATGTAGGTTTGACAGACTTGGGGACCAAACTCCTGCTGCAACTGCCGCAACATGCGGAAAGTCTCAATGGCTTCGCTGGTTTTCTGGGAAAAAGGCGCTTCCGCAGGAATGAGAGGGCGTCGGGTTTTTAATTCAGCCGTTAGCCATTGGGTTCGCTCTGCCTCGGATAGCTCATTGTAGGGCTTGGGCAAAATTTGCAGGTACTCCGCAATCTCATTGAGCGTGTCTGAGTGGCGGCTGCTTTCTTGACGAATATCCAGGTGTGCCAAGTTAAAGCCATAAATTTCCACTTGACAGATCAGATTTTCTAACTCCTGGCAGCTTAACCCGGTCACGGCTAAACTGCGCTCGATCAACCGCAATTCTGCCAAAAACTCCGCACCTGAGCGATAAACACCAGAATTGTTCGTTTCGTTCAGGTCTTGTTGCAGGGGCTTTCCATCGTAAAGGCTGTAAAGTCTGCGGTTACGATCGCGCGTATTTTCCAGCCGTTGCTGCACATACGAGAGCTTGAGTCGGTAAGGCTCTTGTCGGTAGCGAATCGATAGCTGTTCGTAAAGCTCTGGCATTTGGGAGCGGTCTTGCTCTAGAGAATCTAATAACTCCGGTAAAACATCACTCCAGTGTAAAGAAAGACTCAACAAATTAATCAGAGACCCGACCGACTGTATATATTTTCCGAGTACCAATCCGCGCTGATAGCAGGCTGTTTCCCAGGTTACTTGAGGAGTTACAGAAGGGTTACCATCCCGGTCTGATCCCACCCAAGAGCCAAATTTGCAGAAGTTATGGACGGGAGGTGTCAGCCAAGGGAAAGACGAGTTTAAGGCTTGCTTCATCCGGTAATACAGTTGGGGGATGGCCTCAAACAGTACCTCCTGAAAATAGTGGAGTGTGTAATCGACCTCATCCAGCACACTGGGCTTGAATTGGTGTAATTCATCGGTGCGCCACCACAGACGAATCTCTTCCATGAGTTGTTCGGTATAACCCTCGATTTCCCAAGACGAGGTCAATCCCAAAGACCTAGAAGCTTCCTCCGCTTGGTCTAGCTGTTTTAAAATGCGAGCAATGCGTCGCTGTTTGGCTCGAATCGTATGGCGGGTGATTTCTGTGGGGTGAGCGGTGAAGACTAACCGAATATCCAAATTTTCGATCATCCGCTGAATTTGCTGCGGTGGCACATTCAGCTGTTGCAAGTGAGGAAATAACCAATGAAACGTGCCTGATTGTCGTTTGGAGGTTCCGTTATCCTGCCAGCTTCTTTCCAGAAAGTCCGCCATGGGGTCAGCATTCTGAGTTTCTGAATGAAGCGTGTTGCTAGAACTGTTGGCCAAATTCCCATTTTGTTTCGGGAAGGCTTGCTTGGACGGCAAAGCCTGATTAGCAGTAGCAGCCTTGGAAGTGGCGCGTCGTGAGAGTTGTTGATCGCGCTGCTCGTAATGCTGCTCAACAATGTTAATGAGCTGGAAGTAAAGAGCAAACGCCCGTGACGCCCGAATCGCCGCATTGAGGTCGAGCTTTTCGATTACCTTAGGAACAGAGGATTCTGGTAAGTCGGTGGCTTGTCCCTCTGGCGAACACAAGTCGCGGAGTTGCTTAAGCAAATCAACTAATTCCTGACCGCATTCGGATAGGAGAACAGACCCCCACAAATCTTCTACAACTTTGAGACGATGGCGCAGAAACAATTCGGAGGTAGAAGAGGCAGCAATTTCCTGATCAGACGAGTGAATGAGGGAACTCATAAAAACCTCTTGGCAGTTCGGAGACCCACTCCCTTTTTGGGGTGGTAGGAGGACGAGAACGAAGATACGGCGAATTCTCGCCGTTTTAAACCTAGCCGTGCGCCTCACAGGGGCTACTCTGCTGCACTCTCCAGTCGCACTCTGGAGTAGAGGCTACCGATATTCAATTCGCCTCGGTCGGGCGATTCAATCTCCGCTAACGCTCAGGACAAGGTTACTAAGCGGTAGTTTTCGGCAGACACTGACTTAACCCCGTACATCATAAAGTCTCCCGCTTTCAGAGCTTGGAACTGGCTCGACACCATCCAAGGTCAGAATTCTAACGCGTCTTAGTAACGTAGCCTAGGCTTGACAAGCCTCAGCTAAGTCCGGTCAGGTATGGGGCTTATGGCTTTAATTCCTTAGCCTTCGGCATAGCCGAGGCGTGACGCTAGCGGTTATGGAAGCGCAACGCCGCAAGAATTAAATCCTACAAGCCCTCGCCTCAAGGCGCGGGTTCCTGACGGCTAGGTAAAGATGATCCATTGTAGGGTGTTCGCCTGTCCCTGCGTCGTTTCACAGGTAACTAAACGAGTGATGCTTAAACTTTACAAGTCGTTTTGCCCATCGCTCAATGGCCTGAGGCGTTTTCTCACAACCTCCCGACCAAAAAGGGACAAGGACACGAGTGCAGACTAGCAGACGTTAGTGACCACCTCTGAGAAGATTGGGGCCGGAGATCATCCGAGGTTGGGGGTAAAGATCAGACTGGGAAGGGGGCAGATTTTTGCTGGTTAGTTATTTCGGCCTGCGTGCACTCTGAAATCTCTTCGCTCTCGCCAGAGCGTTGGCTGATTTAATTGTTCATGGCTCAAAATTGCGTTCCGCGTTCCTGAAACTCAAAGACTCCTGCGAGGCGTTATGAGACTTATTCACGAGGCTAAAATACAGAGCGATTAGGTTCTATAATCATTAGCTTCGTCTCTCTCTATTCACTCACATCCTGCTCGCCTGATTCTGGAAAGTGTAGAACGGGTAAACGCTCACCGCGAAACACTTCCTCGCTGTTGATACCGGTTGTTTGCAGCCAGGAGAAAATAGCGTCAGTCGCGAGAACGCCGAGCAGCAGGGGGCCAACGGCTAAACTTAAGAAGAATTCTGTTGGCCCTTGGGACTGAGAGAGGTTAGTCACTGTCATTTCCGGGAGTTTGTTGGTATAAGAGGACATGAGTGAAGCTAAAAATAACCATCCTGAACTGAAGCCAGTGAGGGAGCTAATGTTGCCCACCTCGTGCAAATATCCTAACGCTGCCTGACCAGAATTTGGTCAACCTTGAGGGCTTAGTTTTGTGTTAAGGCTATTTAGATGTATTTTGATGAAGTAATTGTGCTGGCCTGCTGGGTGATTACCCATGGTAATGCTACATAGTGCAAAAAAAGCTATAAGTATGCTTAAACCGGGTGTGCAATTACTCCAGGAAAAATCATTAGATTCTTTATCAGTCCAGGTGACAGGTTTGTAATGTTGGATGTCGATCAGCATATCCCAAAAGCTCGTTCATCCTCCCTTGCCCAATGGGTATATGGTGCAATCGGGCAATCGGGGGTACGCCTCCGAGTCCGTCTAGGAGGAAATAACCTGCACATTCTGTGTGAGAGCCGCCAGAGTTTAGATGCGAAGACGGTGGTGAATCGTTTGCTCGATGCGCTTGGCAGCCGAGAGGCGGGAGAGGCGTTTCCGATCGACCCGGAAAACCCTGTTTACCAAATCATTCTCTATGGGCGTACCGTCGGTCACGATCGCCCGGATTGGATTAAGCAAATTCGGCTCAAGCCGCCCGTCACCCAAGGAATCTCAACGTCTCAGGAGACAGCGGAGACAGCGGCCCAAACGGTAACCCCGGAATCAGAGTTAAGGGTTTCCCACGAAAGTTTGGCTCGTTCGGGTTCACCCGAAGCCATTTCGCGTTATCTGAGCGAAACGTTGAATTCCCTGGGCGTCAGGGTTAAAGTCCTGATCCAAACTCTTCCTGAAGCCACAGCGCATCAAGACCTTGCTTCTGGCTCCACGGCAACTGAGTCTGCGGCTGAATCATCAGAAACCTTTCCTTTCGATGGGGACGCCTCAGTTCCTAACCGTCGTCTTTGGGTGATTTGTAATTCTGACTACAGTCCCGATGCCTCCGTGCTAGCTGAACCGGTGGTTCAGCAGTTGCGTTCCTTGCGACTCAACGGTTTCCGAGATGCGGCGATTTGTAGCCAGGTAAGCGGGGAAGCTTCTCCAGAATGGATGCTGCGGGTGGATTTGACCCCTCCCGAAGAAATGCTGAAAGAATGGGCACGCTGGGGTGATGTGCAGGCGCTCGCTCGCTCTATCAACCAGGCAATCCTGAACGTGGGCATGGAAGTACGGGCGGTTCTCAAAGATGCGACCCTGCATTTATTCTGTAGCCCCTTGGAGCGGCAGCCGACGACGGCTCCAGACAAGCGCAAGGCGATGAATGCGATCGCAAGGGTATTGGAATCGATCACCCCTCAAGGTATCCAAGCCGCAACAGTTTATGGGGTCGAATTCCAGGAGCGTAAACTTGCGCCTGAGCAAGAAAAGCCCGTCTGGATCGAGTGGCTCAACTTATCCACCACCAACAACCCCACCTTAGGAGAATCGGCCTTGTCCCTCGCCCAAAAGGGACATCAAGAAGCCTTGGCTTTCTTGCTCGAACGCTTACTCAATCCTGACCTGGATCGACGCTTAGCGACTGGCGGCATTCATCTGAAACTGCGCCGCAAGCAAGACTTGTTGCACATTATGAGCGAGGCACCGATTTGTCCCCCCCAAGCTGAAGTTGCTCCCCCCATTGCCCGCTTCCTGCGTCAGTTAGGGATTCCGGAAATGGCTGGAGTGCGGATCTATGGACGCCGTGCAGGTTCGACTTCCCCCTCGTGGAACTATGGCGTTGATTTCGTCCAACGACAGCGTCTGGTTCCAGAAGCCACCCCAGAGTTTGCCGCCTCAGATGCCTACGTGAATGAATTGGTGGCTCCCACCGAGGAACCGATTCTACGTCCCGATTTAACGCCCGAAGATGTTCAAGACGGTCTGAAACAGACGGTTCAATCAGCACGACGCCTCCTGCAACGGGGTTTTTGTGCCACCCAGCTGTTTGTTCTGAGCGAAGACGACCAAGAAACAACCCTGGTGCCTCAAGGCTCAAGCGCTAAAAATTTCGCCTCGTTTCAAGGGTTCCGAGTCGCAGTGGTGTGGGGTTTGTTGGGATTATTGCTCACGGTGCAAGCGGATTGGCTCATGGGTCAAACTCTAAAAAGACCGACGCAGTCCCCCGTTGATCCAACGGCTGGCGAGTCATCCACTAAAGTCTCTCTCCCTCAACTTTCCTTGCAAAAAGGCGAGATTCCTAGAGCAAGCGGCTTCAATTCCTCCGGTTTTACGAGAGATGGCAAGACAAGCGTCATCATTAATAAAACTGAAGCGGAGGCTTCCTTAACCCCCGAAAAAGTGAATGCCGCCAAAGCGGCTATTTTAGCCGCCGCGCGATCGCCCAATCCCTCCTTCAACAACCGACTCTTAGATGACAAACTGGCTCTGTACCAACAGCGACTGCTACAAAGTGGGCCTCCTGACATTCTGATTATCGGCAGTTCTAGAGCCTTGCGAGGGGTCGATCCCATCGCCCTCCAAGATGCTTTAGCCGCTCAGGGTCATCCAAATTTGGAAGTGTTTAACTTTGCCATTAACGGCGCTACGGCTCAGGTTGTAGACTTAATCATCCGCCGCATCTTAACCCCAGAACAACTCCCGAAATTGATTATCTGGGCAGATGGGGCACGAGCCTTTAATAGTGGTCGGGAAGATGCTACGTATAGAGCGATCGCCACCTCCGAAGGCTACCAGCGTCTCCAAGCTGGAACCTTTCCCGCCCTGATGGGGACAAATCGCGATCGTCGCTTTGGGAAAACCGCACAACTCGACAACTCTCAAAATGAAAAAACTGCCCAATCTTCGCCTGCTTTAGGAGTCAGTTATCAATCCATCAGTGAGTGGTTGAATCAGTCACTGGGTCATGTTTCCTCGACCTATCCTCAACGAGATAAGCTGAAATCTTTATTACGTGAACAATTTGTCGGCTTCCTTAAACATACGAATGTTTCCCCTACTCAAACTGAGGCGAACTCTCAGAAATTATCCCCATTGGAAGAGGCCATTGATTTAGATGGATTCTTGCCTCTATCGGGTCGCTTTAATCCTGCCACTTATTACAAGAACCACCCAAGAGTAGCCGGGGATTATGATGGAGATTTCCAATCCTTTCAACTGAAGGGAGAGCAGGACACAGCCCTAGAATCACTTCTGCAATTTGCCCAAGTTAATAATATTGGGATGGCTTTTGTCAACCTCCCCCTCACCAAAGATTATTTAGACCCAGCGCGTACCGAATACGAAGAAAAATTCCAACGGTATATGCACTCTTCTGCTAGGGAAAAGGGATTAATTTTTCGTGACTTAAGCCGGTTATTACTCACCAAACCCGATTTCTTTTCCGACCCCAGCCACCTCAATCGTTATGGTGCTTATCGAGTATCTAATCATCTGGCTCAAGACCCAATGATTCCTTGGCCTACTCCATAAACTATGAAGTGTAAAGCCTATTAAGCCTAGCTGTTACCGTTGCCCTAATCGATAAACTTTTAGGTGGCGTTTAGCGTCGGAGGGAAGATGAAATCCTGGTTCATCTTTCCTCAAGGTTACAGACTTTTTTAAACGACCAATCCTAAGAAAAATTCCCCTTTTCAAGTAGGATGATTAAACCCTAAAGTATTCATAGTTAATTCTTGAAAATTCACAATTCCCCTTTGAGCAATGACATTTATTTCAATTTTTTATGGTCTTTTCTTGCTGAGTTTTCTGGGTCTTTATTGGTTCTTAGGAAGAACATCAGCCGCAGAATTCAAGAGTGTCGGTCTGCGTCACTCTTCTAGCACCGCTACCCGAAGGCGATCGCAAACCCTATCTCGGCTACTTTGGGCTTTACTCATTGCGAGTCTAATCTTTTATGTCTTACAGAAAGTTCATGAAAACTCCTCTACTTCACTTCAAATTCAACTACTCTATATCCCCCTGCTATTAATCATTACTTTAATTAACTTTTCTCTAGGAAAAGCGCTTGGCAGTAACACCACACCAGGAGCGCACGCCACCAATCAGCGCCTTTCTAACGCCGCTTGGCAACGTGCTCAAAAGGCTTGGAATCGACGACGTTTCAAGCTGCTGTGGTTAGGGATTGTTTTGAATGTGATTGGGTTACTCAGCTTTAAATACCTGCCTTTTCTCTTAACCAACCTAGCAACCCTTTTAGGCTTACCGGTTGTTCAAGAAAGCGCAAGCTGGCTGGATAATCACTTAATGGCTCCCCTCGGTCTTTCATTTTTCACTTTTGAGTGCATTGCTTATTTAATTGATGTGTATCGGGGTGCACCTGCGACCGATCAGCTACTACAATTTTCTGCCTATAAATTGTTTTTTCCTAAGCTAATTTCCGGCCCGATCACTCGCTACCATCAGTTTGCAGCGAGTCTGAAAACCTTAAACTTTCCCAATGCTTCAGCCTTGACTGAAGGACTGTGGCTGATTGCTTCGGGTGCTGTAAAAAAAGCCCTTTTAGCAGATCAATTGGCTATTTTTGTGGATTTGTGCTTTGGTAACTTACCGCGAGCCGGGAGTGGGGATTTATGGTTGGCTGTAATTGCCTACGGTTTCCAACTTTATCTGGATTTTAGTGGTTATGTGGATATTGCCCGTGGTAGTGCTATATTGATGGGCTTTAATCTCCCAGAAAACTTTGACTTTCCCTACTTCAGTACTAGCATTGCCGATTTCTGGCGACGCTGGCACATTACGTTGGGAGATTGGATACGCAATTATCTTTACTTTCCCTTGGGTGGCTCACGGAAAGGTCTGGCTCGAACCTGTTTTAATCTGCTAATTGTGATGCTGATTACGGGTATTTGGCATGGAGCGGCTTGGGGGTTTGTTGTTTGGGGCGGATTGCATGGACTGGCTTTAGTCGCTCACCGTTTAACCCAATCACTGGCTGATCGTTTTGAGGGGGTGAAACATTGGTGGGAAAGTGGATTAGGTCTATTAGTTGCCTGGTTATTGACCCAGTTGATGGTATTCACGTCCTGGATTTTTTTCCGGTTACCCAACCTCCAAGATGCGGGTTTAGTCTTGCGGAATCTTTGGGGGCACTCGGCGGATATCCAATTTGCCCAAAAGGTTTATATTGAGGCGCTGGGTTTGGAGCGCTTTCAAATTGCTTTACTTTTAGCAACCTTATTTGCATCAATGGGTCTTGTATTTTTTATCCAACGGGAGCTGAAGTTACAACTCAACTGGCCGTTGAAGCTACTGTTAGTACCCCTATGTCTGTTTTGTGTTTGGATTTTGGCTCCGAACACGGGTCTGCAACCTTATATTTACTTTGATTTTTAAGCGGTGTGGCTGTGGAATTGGGCGCTGGCTTCTCCTTGTTTAGGCTAGTAGCCCCCAATTAGAAATCGGGGGTTGTTGACTCCGTTAACGTTTACTCGGTAGCAGTCTTGACACGTCTGCGTGCATGAGTGCAATATCTGGATCACGTTGAATCGCTTGAAAGTAACGCTGCTGTTGCATGGTTCCCTCTTCTGCCGGAGAAATCAAGGAACGAACTTCGGTTAACAGTTCATTCGCTTTATCCAAGGTGATTGGCTCTTTGGCACTTAAGGCTTCATCAATCTGGACAATAAATTGAGAAAACGGACGTAGCCAGCTAAACCATTCATCTTGAATTACTAGCTGAAAAAATTCTCCCTTAGACTGGATGCGTCCGTGTAAACGCTCGTAACTATCTCGTTCTGAGTTGAGTAGTGCCTTGTGGAGACGCAGCAGTGCAGCACGTACCTCGCGTAGGCGTTGGAAGGGGAAGTCGAGAGGAGGATTGGCTGAAGACATGGATCAGGATTGCGATCGCTACTCTTTTGATCTTGCCATATTGACTCTACTCAAACGTATGGATTGAACTTCCGAGAGGGGAAGCTGGGGATGCTGGGGGAGAAGATTGTGCAATTTAAATGCATATACAGCGAAGAGCTACGTAAGAGTAGGGTGGGCAGTGCCCACCCCAATCATTACACCTTAAACTTCTCGGTAATTCGCTTCATCGCCTCCTCCACATTCTCCCGACTATTAAATGCCGAAATGCGGAAATAACCTTCACCGGCTGCACCAAAACCAGAACCGGGCGTTCCCACCACATTGCAAGTATTCAGCAACTTATCGAAGAAATCCCAACTCGATAAATTATTAGGCGTTTGCAGCCAAACGTAGGGCGCATTCACACCCCCATACACGGCGATTCCGGCTGCCGTCAGTTGCTCCCGAATAATCTTGGCATTATCCAGATAGAAACTAATCAGTGCCTTGATTTGCGCCTGTCCCTCTTCCGAGTAAACCGCCTCAGCCCCTCGTTGGACTATATAAGACACCCCATTAAACTTGGTAGACTGGCGGCGATTCCACAGCTTCCACAGTTCCACATCCGAACCATCGGCAGCTTTTGCTGTCAGCGTCTTTGGCACCACCGTCAGCGCACAACGGGTTCCGGTAAAACCTGCATTCTTGGAGAACGAGCGAAACTCGATCGCACAATCCCTCGCGCCTTCAATCTCGTAAATCGAGTGAGGCAGTTCTGGATCGGTAATATAAGCTTCGTAAGCGGCATCAAAGAAAATGATTGAACCATGGGTTTTCGCATAGTCCACCCACGCCTTCAGATGTTCCTTCGTGGCGGTTGCTCCCGTGGGGTTATTGGGGAAACATAGATAAATCAAATCCACTTTCTCAGTGGGAATTTCAGCCGTGAAGTTGTTCTCGGCGGTAATCGGCAGATAAACTAAGCCCTCAAACTCCCCCTTATCGTTCGCCTCTCCGGTATGTCCCGCCATGACATTGGTGTCCACATACACGGGATAAACGGGGTCAGTGACTGCAATGGTGTTATTGTCACCAAAGATGTCGAGAATATTGCCTGTGTCGCACTTTGAGCCATCGGAGATAAAGATTTCAGACGCATCCACCTCGCAACCCCGCGCGTGGAAATCATGGGCTGCAATTTTCTCTCGTAACCAGTCATAGCCTTGCTCTGGGCCATAGCCTTTGAACGAGGTGCGATCGCCCATATCGTCCACGGCTTTAAT
Encoded here:
- a CDS encoding MBOAT family protein, which codes for MTFISIFYGLFLLSFLGLYWFLGRTSAAEFKSVGLRHSSSTATRRRSQTLSRLLWALLIASLIFYVLQKVHENSSTSLQIQLLYIPLLLIITLINFSLGKALGSNTTPGAHATNQRLSNAAWQRAQKAWNRRRFKLLWLGIVLNVIGLLSFKYLPFLLTNLATLLGLPVVQESASWLDNHLMAPLGLSFFTFECIAYLIDVYRGAPATDQLLQFSAYKLFFPKLISGPITRYHQFAASLKTLNFPNASALTEGLWLIASGAVKKALLADQLAIFVDLCFGNLPRAGSGDLWLAVIAYGFQLYLDFSGYVDIARGSAILMGFNLPENFDFPYFSTSIADFWRRWHITLGDWIRNYLYFPLGGSRKGLARTCFNLLIVMLITGIWHGAAWGFVVWGGLHGLALVAHRLTQSLADRFEGVKHWWESGLGLLVAWLLTQLMVFTSWIFFRLPNLQDAGLVLRNLWGHSADIQFAQKVYIEALGLERFQIALLLATLFASMGLVFFIQRELKLQLNWPLKLLLVPLCLFCVWILAPNTGLQPYIYFDF
- a CDS encoding LL-diaminopimelate aminotransferase, with the translated sequence MATINDNYLKLKAGYLFPEIGRRVNAFAQANPEAKIIRLGIGDVTEPLPEACRTAMIKAVDDMGDRTSFKGYGPEQGYDWLREKIAAHDFHARGCEVDASEIFISDGSKCDTGNILDIFGDNNTIAVTDPVYPVYVDTNVMAGHTGEANDKGEFEGLVYLPITAENNFTAEIPTEKVDLIYLCFPNNPTGATATKEHLKAWVDYAKTHGSIIFFDAAYEAYITDPELPHSIYEIEGARDCAIEFRSFSKNAGFTGTRCALTVVPKTLTAKAADGSDVELWKLWNRRQSTKFNGVSYIVQRGAEAVYSEEGQAQIKALISFYLDNAKIIREQLTAAGIAVYGGVNAPYVWLQTPNNLSSWDFFDKLLNTCNVVGTPGSGFGAAGEGYFRISAFNSRENVEEAMKRITEKFKV
- a CDS encoding phosphoenolpyruvate carboxylase, which translates into the protein MSSLIHSSDQEIAASSTSELFLRHRLKVVEDLWGSVLLSECGQELVDLLKQLRDLCSPEGQATDLPESSVPKVIEKLDLNAAIRASRAFALYFQLINIVEQHYEQRDQQLSRRATSKAATANQALPSKQAFPKQNGNLANSSSNTLHSETQNADPMADFLERSWQDNGTSKRQSGTFHWLFPHLQQLNVPPQQIQRMIENLDIRLVFTAHPTEITRHTIRAKQRRIARILKQLDQAEEASRSLGLTSSWEIEGYTEQLMEEIRLWWRTDELHQFKPSVLDEVDYTLHYFQEVLFEAIPQLYYRMKQALNSSFPWLTPPVHNFCKFGSWVGSDRDGNPSVTPQVTWETACYQRGLVLGKYIQSVGSLINLLSLSLHWSDVLPELLDSLEQDRSQMPELYEQLSIRYRQEPYRLKLSYVQQRLENTRDRNRRLYSLYDGKPLQQDLNETNNSGVYRSGAEFLAELRLIERSLAVTGLSCQELENLICQVEIYGFNLAHLDIRQESSRHSDTLNEIAEYLQILPKPYNELSEAERTQWLTAELKTRRPLIPAEAPFSQKTSEAIETFRMLRQLQQEFGPQVCQTYIISMSHEASDLLEVLLLAKEAGLYDPATGKSSVQVVPLFETVEDLKRAPGVMKSLFDLLLYRACLAGGYEALNVERCPDHPQPTDLPLGETLNEQPSPLRPNLQEVMLGYSDSNKDSGFLSSNWEIHKAQKALQRMAEEYGICLRIFHGRGGSVGRGGGPAYEAILAQPGHSINGRIKITEQGEVLASKYSLPELALYHLETVTTAVIQASLLRTGFDDIEPWTQIMEELATRSRAHYRDLIYEQPDLLDFFHQVTPIQEISQLQISSRPSRRGGKKDFSSLRAIPWVFSWTQTRFLLPSWYGVGTALKAFLDEDPEENLKLLRYFYFKWPFFKMVVSKVEMTLAKVDLQIAHHYVRELSSPENLERFERLFDQIASEFHLTRDLILSIAGHKRLLDGDPELQRSVQLRNGTIVPLGFLQVSLLKRLRQHSSQTASGTVIHSRYSKGELLRGALLTINGIAAGMRNTG
- a CDS encoding DUF1574 family protein produces the protein MLDVDQHIPKARSSSLAQWVYGAIGQSGVRLRVRLGGNNLHILCESRQSLDAKTVVNRLLDALGSREAGEAFPIDPENPVYQIILYGRTVGHDRPDWIKQIRLKPPVTQGISTSQETAETAAQTVTPESELRVSHESLARSGSPEAISRYLSETLNSLGVRVKVLIQTLPEATAHQDLASGSTATESAAESSETFPFDGDASVPNRRLWVICNSDYSPDASVLAEPVVQQLRSLRLNGFRDAAICSQVSGEASPEWMLRVDLTPPEEMLKEWARWGDVQALARSINQAILNVGMEVRAVLKDATLHLFCSPLERQPTTAPDKRKAMNAIARVLESITPQGIQAATVYGVEFQERKLAPEQEKPVWIEWLNLSTTNNPTLGESALSLAQKGHQEALAFLLERLLNPDLDRRLATGGIHLKLRRKQDLLHIMSEAPICPPQAEVAPPIARFLRQLGIPEMAGVRIYGRRAGSTSPSWNYGVDFVQRQRLVPEATPEFAASDAYVNELVAPTEEPILRPDLTPEDVQDGLKQTVQSARRLLQRGFCATQLFVLSEDDQETTLVPQGSSAKNFASFQGFRVAVVWGLLGLLLTVQADWLMGQTLKRPTQSPVDPTAGESSTKVSLPQLSLQKGEIPRASGFNSSGFTRDGKTSVIINKTEAEASLTPEKVNAAKAAILAAARSPNPSFNNRLLDDKLALYQQRLLQSGPPDILIIGSSRALRGVDPIALQDALAAQGHPNLEVFNFAINGATAQVVDLIIRRILTPEQLPKLIIWADGARAFNSGREDATYRAIATSEGYQRLQAGTFPALMGTNRDRRFGKTAQLDNSQNEKTAQSSPALGVSYQSISEWLNQSLGHVSSTYPQRDKLKSLLREQFVGFLKHTNVSPTQTEANSQKLSPLEEAIDLDGFLPLSGRFNPATYYKNHPRVAGDYDGDFQSFQLKGEQDTALESLLQFAQVNNIGMAFVNLPLTKDYLDPARTEYEEKFQRYMHSSAREKGLIFRDLSRLLLTKPDFFSDPSHLNRYGAYRVSNHLAQDPMIPWPTP